GTCAGGAAAACACTTGATAAATTTGGGCAAATCGATGTACTGGTTAATAATGCAGCCGAGCAGCATCCTCAAAATAGCCTGCTTGATATCACTGCTGAACAGCTTGAAAAAACATTCCGAACAAACATCTTTTCATTCTTCCATCTGACAAAAGCAGTACTTCCTCACCTTAAAAAAGGGAGCTCAATTATCAATACTGCTTCGATAACAGCTTATGAAGGCAACGAGCAGCTAATCGACTATTCTTCAACAAAAGGAGCGATTGTCTCCTTTACACGCTCATTGGCCAAATCGCTGGCTGGACAGGGAATTCGCGTAAATGGAGTTGCTCCTGGACCTATTTGGACACCGCTTATTCCATCTACATTCACAGCAGATAAGGTATCAAAATTTGGATCAAATACCCCAATAGGCAGAGCAGGACAGCCTTATGAATTAGCTCCGGCCTATGTCTATCTTGCCAGTGATGATTCATCTTATGTGAGCGGCCAGATGATTCATGTCAATGGAGGCACTATTGTAAACGGGTAGAGTGAAACTTCAATCAGAAAGGGTTCAATTAACCCCTCTGATTGTTAGTTGAACCAATCTGGCTTATACGGGCAGTTTGACTCCCAATGATCTCTTATGAATCCTCTGAGTCTTCCATTGGAGAGTCTTACTGACCGTTAGACTGCGATAAAAAAGGGAAGCCTGCATCAGGCTTCCCTTTTTTATGATACAATCTGTGGTTCTTCAGTTTTCGGACTGCTGCATGAGCAGCGTTTTACAATTTTATGGGGAATAATAATGCGCTTTACAGGCTCCCGCGGGTTTTCAATTCTGTATATAAGGCTTCGGGCAGATTCAAATCCCAGATCGAATATATTGATATCGACAGAAGTTAGAGGAGGTCTGGACATTTCAGCCAGAAGCACATTATTAAAACTGATGATAGACATATCTTCAGGAACTTTTATACCCATTTCATCCAGAGTATTCAGGACACCCAATGCCATTAAGTCGTCGGCAACCACAAGGGCGGTTGGAGGTTTTGTCAGGGAAATGAGTTCTCTGACAGCTTCCTGGCCTCCTTCTTTTAAGAATTCTTCATGAACAATATATTCATTTACCAGTTCAATTCCAGCATCCCTTAATGCTTTTTCATAGCCGAGCAGACGTTCAACTGTAACGGTTAGATTCAAGTTTCCGCCGACAAACGCAATTTGCTTATGGCCCAGCTTAATCAAGTATTCCGTTACTTCTTTGGCTGCACGGAAATTATTATTATCCACGTAAGTGATTTCTTCTTCGTCCGAAAAAGGCTTGCCAATAACAACAAATGGGAAATCCCTATCTTTTAAGAAGGCCAGAACTTTATCCTCCACTTTTGAATACAGCAATATCACTCCATCTACCCGGCCGCCCTGTACCATTTGGACAACACCTTCATAGATCTCATCATCTGTTTTCCCGGTTGTCATATGGAGAGCATAATGCCTTTCATGGGCTCCCTCGCTCAGACCCCTAAGGACAGTTGGAAAGAAGGGGTTCTGAAATACAACATCCGTAGAACTGGGCATTATCAGCCCAATTGCGCGGGTTGATTGGCTTGCAAGGCTTCGGGCAATAAAATTCGGATGATATCCTAACTGTTCCATTGCTTCCCTGACTTTTTGCTTAGTTTTCTCGCTGATGCGAGGATTGTTGGCAATTACCCTTGAAACAGTAGAAGGCGCAACTTTTGCCATCTTTGCTACATCTTTAATTGTGACTGCCAATAGAATCACCCTCTCCGTGAGGTCTCTGTTATTAATATTATAATCAAAACAGGTTTGATTTTCTTTCCTTTTTTAAACAGTTAACAGGAATAGGAAGAAGGGGAGGCTCTAATGCCAAAATTACTCGGATTTCTTCTGTTTTGACCGCTTCCATAAAAGATAGATAAAAATCATAAAGGCTGAATAAACTGCTGCAAGTGCTGCAATCAGCGGAATATTCAATCCCGATTTTTCTGCCAGAACATATACTTCAGCCTCTTCCCGGTCAATGATCATCTCATATTTTCCGTCTTTATCTCGGATGAGATCATCAGCAATCATGCCGCGAAGCTCTTTTCCTTCTTCTAATTGAGTGGAATCAAGTACCGCTTTCTGTGACTTTGTTGAATTATTGATCACAATAACCGTTGTTTCATCTTCGTAATTCCGTTTATAAACGGCAAAACCGTCCTTTTCCTCCAGCAGTTCCATGTCGCCCCTTGTTAAAGATGGCAGCATTTGCCTAACTTCCCCAAGTTTTGCGATATAATCAATCAGTTCTTTATCTGTACGGAAATCCATTTGCCTGCGGTTGTCAGGGTCCTCACCGCCATCCATAGCTATTTCACTTCCATAATAAACAATTGGAATCCCAGGTGTGGTATACATGTATGTTAAGGCAAGTTTCCACCTTGGACCCGGATGATGATTTTTTGTGATAGCATCCCGAGTGAACCTGACAGTATCATGATTATCCATGAAGCTTCCCATTAGATAGGGATTTTCATAAAATGCCTTATTTCGGTCCCAGTTTGCAAAAAGCCAGCTTAACGATTTGTCAGGCTCTGCAAAGGCAGTTCTTAAATGATCATTTAAAGGATAATCAACAAAGCCGTCTATTCCTGTTTTTTCATATTCAGCAATATATTTTGGATCATCCGACCATACTTCCCCCAGCAAATAAAAGTCTTCTTTGACTGACTTTACATTTTTGGCGAATTCGGTCCAGAATGATTTTGGAACATGCTTTACAGTATCAAGACGATATCCATCAATATCCGTTTCTTCGATCCACCACTTTGCTGCATCAATTAAATAGTTTTGTACCTCAGGGTTTTCCTGCTTTAAATCAGGGAGTCCATAAATCCAGCCATTTTCAATCTCAGATTGATTCGTCCAGTTGATGATATCTTGTTTTTCATGGAACCAGTCCTTTTTCCCGGGGTCATTAACCCATTCGTGATTGGTGCCCACATGATTTACAACAAAGTCCAAAATCACTTTCATATCTCTTTTGTGAGCTTCTTGGACTAACTGCTTGAATTCATCCATTGTGCCAAAGTGCTCTTCCGTGTTATAAAAATCTTTAATCCAATAACCGTGATAGCCCTTCTCTTCATTATCAAAAACGGGAGTCAGCCAAATTGCGGTAAACCCCATATCTTTAATATAATCCAGGCGTTCTGTAATCCCCTTAAAATCTCCGCCATGATAAGCTTTTGGGTCCTGAACATCGACTTTAAAGTCATTGTTGGGATCTCCATTGCTAAATCGGTCAACCATTAAGAAATAAAATGTTTCATCTTGCCATTTACGCTCTTCTTTTTCAGCTGCTCCTGCCGGCAGGGCATAAAAAAGAAGAAACGGGATTAAGATGAAGGTTATGATTCCTTTATTCATCGCCGCTCCTCCTTCATTTTTCAAGCCGCTGAGAGACTGCAATCCAGTTCAGTTCGCAGACTGCAGCGGCCAGTAAAGTTTCAGCCCTTTAAGATTAGCCTTTTGTTCCCCCTGCCGTCAAACCAGATACAAAGTATTTTTGGAACATAAGGAACAGTGCAGCAATCGGAATGGCAATTAAAACAGAACCAGCAGCAAACTTTGTAAATTCATTTCCAAATTGCTTCGCAACCATTTCATACAATCCTACAGCCATTGTGAACTTTTCATCTGTTCTTAATAAAATTCTTGCAAGGATAAAATCCCCAAAAGGAGCTATGAATGAAAATAGCGCAACTACCGCAACAATTGGTTTTGCCAGCGGCATAACAATTTGCCAGAAGACACGCAGATGGCTCGCACCATCCATTTTCGCAGATTCATCAAGTTCTTTTGGAATCGTATCGAGATAACCCTTCATCAGCCAGGTATTCATTGGAATCTGTCCGCCGACATACACAAGGATTAATCCAAGATGTGTATCAATTAAACCTGTTCTTGTCGCTAATACAAATATGGCAATCAGCGCTGCAAAGTTGGGTATCATTTGCAGTATCAGGAAAGTTAATAATCCATTTTTCCTTCCGATAAAGCGGTAACGGGAAAATGAGTACGCAGTGAAGGATACTGTAATAACCGTTAAAATCATGGTCAATGTACTTATTTTCAAAGAATTCCAGTACCATTTAACATAATTGGATTTATCTGAATCAAAAAGGTATTTGTAATGGTCTAATGTCGGATTTTCAGGAAACATTGTGGATCCCGACAAACTTTGGCCTGGATTTAAGGAAGAACCCACTACCCACAAAAGCGGATAAATCACAATAAAGCTCATCAAGGCAATGATGACATAGGAAAAAGTCAGCCGGATAATTTTATTTTTCTTCATGCTCATAGCTACATCAAATCCTCTTCTTGGAATGATTTTGTTCTTCTAAACTGCCATAGGGCTACCGTGATGACTATGAGTGATAGGATCATGGTAACTGCAGCGGCTTTGCCGTATTGGGCAGAAGTCATTGTCAGTTTATAAATCCAGGATATAAGAATATCCGAACCGCCGGCATTTTGGCCCGGAATGGCCGGTCCCCCGCCATTGAACAAGAAGATAACATTAAAGTTGTTGAAGTTGAATGTATACTGAGTAATGATAATGGGTGCCGTTGCAAAAAGAACCAGCGGCAGAGTGATTTTTGTGAATTTCTGCAGGATCGTTGCACCATCCACTGTTGCAGCTTCATAAAGCTCATCCGGAATGGACTGCAGCACACCTGTTGTCATAGCAAAAATGAACGGGAATCCAAGCCATGACTGAATGAAAATTAATGCTAAACGTGTCCAATTTTCCTCTGTCATCCATGGAACAGGACCGATGCCAATTGCATCCAGAATCGTTTTATTAATCACACCAAATGTCTCATTGAACATCCCTGAGAAAATCAGGATCGATATAAATGCAGGAACTGCCCAAGGGAGAATGAAAATTGTTCGGATAATCGCTTTCCCTTTAAGATCCTTCTGGTTAACGAGAATTGCCAGGAAAATACCCAGAGCTACCTGCAAAGAGGTAGCTACAAAAGTCCAGACTATTGTCCAGCCCATTACGCCAAAGAAGGTTTTTCTCCATAAATCCAGCTTGAAGATATCGATAAAATTCTGAATGCCAACCCAATCTACCAGTTTTGCAGGCGGAGAATGATATAGATCATAGTTTGTAAATGCAAGAAGAACTACGAATAAGATAGGAAAAATAACTACGAAAACTAAGAGAAAAATCCTGGTGATATCATTAAATATGGAAAACCATTATCAAGGAGATTGTGGTACTGTTCCCTGACACTGTTTAATTTCAGCCCCAAATCACGTTTTTTTCCATTATTATATGCATCATAAATATTGAAAGCATATATGATAAGTCCCAATGCTGTTACAATCAGTGCGATAATTCCATCGATCAGGAGAAAAATTGAGTGGTCCAGAACTGGAATTTCCCCCAGTGTAATAAGTCCCCAGAATCCCCAATTTAGTGTGTCATAGAATGCTGCAAAGAACGAAACAGTAAGAATTAAGAATATGGCACCTTTCACGAATTGTTTATTATAAAACTGTCCAAATCCAGGCAGGATGGATAATAGAGCAGCATTTCTTCCATGATTGGATGTCATTTTTTTTGTTTCCATATGGCTGTGGCCTCCCTTTCTTTATAGGAGAAAGTATTTTCTATTATTATAATTCATTTCCAAAATAATAGCGGCTGTTTTTGTGCAAACGGTTGCTTTAAAGAGGAACAGGAAAGCGGCTTCTGCCGCTTCAATTTAAAGATATGAATGTATTAATTCTGAAGTTGATTAACTGTCTAGCTCCAGACGACAGCGGCTCTTGGAGCTAAGCCGAAGCGGGCTCCTTCTGCTTTTTTTGGCATTATATAAAAATGATGGGCAATACCTCCTGGGAGGTACCGCCCTTTGTCTGTCAAGATTTACTTGGCAGGGTGATTTGTTTCGATATTTGTTTTAATCGTTTTTACTGCATCGTCAAGTGCTGCCTTTGGTTCAGCTTTTCCTGTTGCAATCGTTTGAAGTGCAGAGGCCATTGGTCCCCAGACTTCAGCCATTTCAGGAATGTTTGGCATTGGAACAGCATATTGAGATTGCTCTGCGACTGCTTTTGCAGCTTCATTGTCTGCAATTACAGGATCTTCAATAAGAGATTTTACAGGAG
This window of the Cytobacillus pseudoceanisediminis genome carries:
- a CDS encoding SDR family oxidoreductase — translated: MSNTQNNPKEFPPQHQDHQPGTEAPMQPEPQTVDPNYKGSDKLKGKVVLITGGDSGIGKSAAIYFAKEGASVAIVYLEEHEDAEKTKEAIQAEGQDCLLISGDLGSETFCKDAVRKTLDKFGQIDVLVNNAAEQHPQNSLLDITAEQLEKTFRTNIFSFFHLTKAVLPHLKKGSSIINTASITAYEGNEQLIDYSSTKGAIVSFTRSLAKSLAGQGIRVNGVAPGPIWTPLIPSTFTADKVSKFGSNTPIGRAGQPYELAPAYVYLASDDSSYVSGQMIHVNGGTIVNG
- a CDS encoding LacI family DNA-binding transcriptional regulator produces the protein MAVTIKDVAKMAKVAPSTVSRVIANNPRISEKTKQKVREAMEQLGYHPNFIARSLASQSTRAIGLIMPSSTDVVFQNPFFPTVLRGLSEGAHERHYALHMTTGKTDDEIYEGVVQMVQGGRVDGVILLYSKVEDKVLAFLKDRDFPFVVIGKPFSDEEEITYVDNNNFRAAKEVTEYLIKLGHKQIAFVGGNLNLTVTVERLLGYEKALRDAGIELVNEYIVHEEFLKEGGQEAVRELISLTKPPTALVVADDLMALGVLNTLDEMGIKVPEDMSIISFNNVLLAEMSRPPLTSVDINIFDLGFESARSLIYRIENPREPVKRIIIPHKIVKRCSCSSPKTEEPQIVS
- a CDS encoding alpha-amylase family glycosyl hydrolase is translated as MNKGIITFILIPFLLFYALPAGAAEKEERKWQDETFYFLMVDRFSNGDPNNDFKVDVQDPKAYHGGDFKGITERLDYIKDMGFTAIWLTPVFDNEEKGYHGYWIKDFYNTEEHFGTMDEFKQLVQEAHKRDMKVILDFVVNHVGTNHEWVNDPGKKDWFHEKQDIINWTNQSEIENGWIYGLPDLKQENPEVQNYLIDAAKWWIEETDIDGYRLDTVKHVPKSFWTEFAKNVKSVKEDFYLLGEVWSDDPKYIAEYEKTGIDGFVDYPLNDHLRTAFAEPDKSLSWLFANWDRNKAFYENPYLMGSFMDNHDTVRFTRDAITKNHHPGPRWKLALTYMYTTPGIPIVYYGSEIAMDGGEDPDNRRQMDFRTDKELIDYIAKLGEVRQMLPSLTRGDMELLEEKDGFAVYKRNYEDETTVIVINNSTKSQKAVLDSTQLEEGKELRGMIADDLIRDKDGKYEMIIDREEAEVYVLAEKSGLNIPLIAALAAVYSAFMIFIYLLWKRSKQKKSE
- a CDS encoding sugar ABC transporter permease, whose amino-acid sequence is MSMKKNKIIRLTFSYVIIALMSFIVIYPLLWVVGSSLNPGQSLSGSTMFPENPTLDHYKYLFDSDKSNYVKWYWNSLKISTLTMILTVITVSFTAYSFSRYRFIGRKNGLLTFLILQMIPNFAALIAIFVLATRTGLIDTHLGLILVYVGGQIPMNTWLMKGYLDTIPKELDESAKMDGASHLRVFWQIVMPLAKPIVAVVALFSFIAPFGDFILARILLRTDEKFTMAVGLYEMVAKQFGNEFTKFAAGSVLIAIPIAALFLMFQKYFVSGLTAGGTKG